ACATCAGCTTTTTTATAAATTCTCTTCTTTAATAACATTACAGCATAAAGATAGGAAAATAAAGCCATCTGAGGTTGGGAAAATATTTTCTTCTGCTTATTCAAAAGTTCATATTGCACTTGTGCTTCAGTCAACGAACCTTTGAAAATCAAATATCTAAACTTGGTAAGCTCATATTTATGTAAATTAGTAGTAAACGGTATTATACCTTCAAATTCCTTCAACTTTTCGCTTACAACTTCTGCTTCATCCTCTTGTATGTAGTCAATTTTCTCATTCAGTTCGCTTACCAGTTGCTTGATTTGATCTTCATTTTCCGTAATGGAAGCAAGGTTTACACCAAGTCTTTCAAGTAACAGCCCCATTGTTTCTTGGTTGGCTTCTTTAGAATTGCTTTCGATCTTGCTTAAATGGGGAACTGAACATATGCCATTTGCCAGTTCCTTTTGTGTCAGACCTTGTTGAATCCTATAAAATTTTATGAGTGGTCCAAACTGCATATATTCACCTTCCTTTTTTATTTTAATCTACCATCTTTTCCAACAATTTAAACAGTTCTAAAGTACTATTTTTTTAAAAATTCTATATTTTATAAATTGTTTCTTCATATATTACATCAATTCATGAAATAAAGCCACCCGGATCAAACAACCCGAATGGCTGGCAGAGATATATGTTTGTGACACTTTCAATTAATATTATCTTACACGTGGGAAACCGAATCCAGACGCGTAGTCATCGCCTGTAGCTGCTCCTGTTCCGCCTTTGATGTCATATAGCTTCGCACGCCTTTGGATTTCAGAACGAAGCTGTGAATTGCTCCAAGACTTATTCGAAGACCATAATTTAGCTGCAAGACCGGAAATATGTGGCGTTGCCATTGATGTACCGCTCATAGTTGTGTAGTTTCCATCTACAGCTGTTGAATAGATTCCGCCGCCTGGGGCTGCAACTTCAACATCCTTTTCCTGGATGTAATAATCACCATCCGTATTTGGGTTGCCACGAGAAGAAAAGTCAGAAACCTTATGTGTACCATTAACGAATGCATTATCGAGTGACGCAACCGCGATTGCATTTGTTAGAGCACCCGGATATCCAATCGTGTTGGCACTTGGTCCACTATTGCCTGCTGCGGCAACAACTAGTGCGCCTTTGCTATATGCATAGTCAACAGCACTTGCAATCATGGAATCCTTGCCGCTAGATCCTAATGACATCGAGATGACGACTTTAGTTCCTGTGCGCACACCCTCGTCTGCAGCATGGCGGATTGCCCCTGCAATGTCATCTGAGTATCCTGAACCATTATCTCCTAATACCTTATAGCCCCAAAGTTCTGCTTCCGGCGCCACTCCATACACTCCTGCTCCATCGTATCCACCATTGGCGACAGCTGTACCGGCAACATGTGTGCCATGTCCCTGGCGGTCAGTACATGTTCCATTGACCATGGAAGATGACGATTGGGTGAAATCCTTACATTGTTCAACATTGTCCGTCAAGTCAATGTGGTTGCGGTTGATACCTGTATCCAGGACAGCTACCTTGATTCCGTTTCCTCCGCTTGTGGATTGGATGTAATTATCATTATAGATCGCTTGGATGCCCCAAGGAGTCTGGTCAGATGGATAAGATGCCTGGGCAGTGTACTCACCCTTACCTTTTCCTTTGCTGTTTCTTTCAACACGAGCATCAATTGAATGGATCCCTACCTGTGAAACTTCGATATTTTTATTCTTTAACAACGCTTGATATTGCTTGCTATTTACCTCGGCCGTAAATCCTTGATTACCAAAATCCCAGCGCTTGCCATACTGTTCTTTTACTTTTGCTTTTTCAGCACTCGGACCTTTAATTAAAACTCGGTAAGTATCCTGGCTTTCTTGCACTCCTGCACCAAAAGCCCCTGTCGCAAACAACGAAACTCCCATTGCTAAACTAAGTACTGCAGATCCAAGTATTCTCTTCTTTTTCATTCTTTTGCTCCTCTCACCCTTGCAAATTTTTCAGCTGGCCGGCTGCAGAGATAAGTATATTTTAAATTTTCAGCCAATATCAACAGATAACTAAGCCTATTTGATTGGGAAAAATGTATATATGATATGGATGTCAGTTTGTATTTGGAAGTCTTTTACCAATTTATTTTCCAATTCAAAAACGTGTTCAGACTGGTACTAAAATTCTTTAAGAACTGGTTTCTTCCTTATATAGATTTTAAAATAACATGGTACCAATGACATGGTGAGCCAATATAAAAAATGGAAAATCCCCATTCTTAAATATTGGGAAACCACTGCTTAAATAGGATTAATTGCTAAAAGGACACTAAAGTTATGGCCATAAATATCTCTTTTTCAAGAACAAAAAAACACTTCGATAAAAATTATCGAAGTGTCTAATCTAGATTGATCTTTTAAACGCTTTGCTTAGACTATTTAAATAAGGAACATCAGGGACTGTCTTTGAATTATTAAGGTAAAAGGCATGATTCGGCTTAATACCAATAATCAATGGCTGAAGCCCCATCATCTGCAGTTCCTTAACCAGTGCTACAAAAGCTTCTACTCCTTCAATTGTAAACTCTCCAACCCCATTAAAATCGAAAAGTACTTCCTGATATCCACCTTCTTGCGCTTTCTCCAATACCCTCTGTTCATTTTGAAAGATCAGTTCATGATCTAAATTCCCAAAAAGCGGCACCAATGCTGCACTTTTGGTTAATCTGATGAATGGGCATGACAAACTTTTTATCTCGAAAAGGGTCTTTTCGACCAACTCTTTTTTTTCAAGAAGCTCAATATTCGTATCTGCCAGCCGTTTACGATGTTTTTCAACAATACCTTCTAACTCCATAAGCCGGTGGTCTTTTTCAATACAAATGACATGGCCCTTACTTTCGTTCCAGTTTACACTAATATCAAAAAGGGCGTAGGGCGATTCTTTGGTTTTCATGATCAATTCACCTTCCGCCCTGCCTGTTTTATTTCCCAATATAGACTTCGTCTTGGCATGGCTTTCCCAATCCACCAAATCAAGAAACTTATCTCCTATACTAAAAGTTTCCGAGCTGATTTGAGAAAATTCTAATATATTATAGTCACTATCTAATAAAAAGTAAGGCTGCGGTGAAAATTTAAGATCCGACATTTGAGTTCACTCCATGCTGGTGACGATCCAGCCAATCATTTACTTCTTCCAGATTTTTAAGGAAAAGTGTCTGTTCCGACCCATAACGGTCAAATTCATATTGACTTAGCAGTCGCCCGCCTACAATCACAGCTGGACGGTTTGGCAGTTCCTCTAGCTCTTTAATATAAGGGCGAAGCTGTTCCGCATGGTAAAGAATCGAAAAAGAGAGACATATTGCATCCGGCTTCCATTCCACGGCGGCCTTTTTAATATATTCCAGTGGAAGGTTAGGCCCATGAAACTTTGTTTCCCAACCATATTCACTGAACAACTGGCTAGCCATTTTCAGTC
The window above is part of the Mesobacillus jeotgali genome. Proteins encoded here:
- a CDS encoding S8 family serine peptidase codes for the protein MKKKRILGSAVLSLAMGVSLFATGAFGAGVQESQDTYRVLIKGPSAEKAKVKEQYGKRWDFGNQGFTAEVNSKQYQALLKNKNIEVSQVGIHSIDARVERNSKGKGKGEYTAQASYPSDQTPWGIQAIYNDNYIQSTSGGNGIKVAVLDTGINRNHIDLTDNVEQCKDFTQSSSSMVNGTCTDRQGHGTHVAGTAVANGGYDGAGVYGVAPEAELWGYKVLGDNGSGYSDDIAGAIRHAADEGVRTGTKVVISMSLGSSGKDSMIASAVDYAYSKGALVVAAAGNSGPSANTIGYPGALTNAIAVASLDNAFVNGTHKVSDFSSRGNPNTDGDYYIQEKDVEVAAPGGGIYSTAVDGNYTTMSGTSMATPHISGLAAKLWSSNKSWSNSQLRSEIQRRAKLYDIKGGTGAATGDDYASGFGFPRVR
- a CDS encoding STAS domain-containing protein, translated to MSDLKFSPQPYFLLDSDYNILEFSQISSETFSIGDKFLDLVDWESHAKTKSILGNKTGRAEGELIMKTKESPYALFDISVNWNESKGHVICIEKDHRLMELEGIVEKHRKRLADTNIELLEKKELVEKTLFEIKSLSCPFIRLTKSAALVPLFGNLDHELIFQNEQRVLEKAQEGGYQEVLFDFNGVGEFTIEGVEAFVALVKELQMMGLQPLIIGIKPNHAFYLNNSKTVPDVPYLNSLSKAFKRSI
- a CDS encoding B12-binding domain-containing protein, yielding MDKAIELSHFLLEGDQDASWELLEAERKASKDSLYIYENIITAAMRHIGHLWETNRITVADEHLATSTCDYILARYSWQKGRDMQISLIGKKAMFLCVENEQHYLGLKMASQLFSEYGWETKFHGPNLPLEYIKKAAVEWKPDAICLSFSILYHAEQLRPYIKELEELPNRPAVIVGGRLLSQYEFDRYGSEQTLFLKNLEEVNDWLDRHQHGVNSNVGS